Proteins co-encoded in one Methanobrevibacter millerae genomic window:
- a CDS encoding tetratricopeptide repeat protein, with product MNILSKFNNRKLKNCFKKAIKLYREGNYEKSIEICLYLINENFKIVECNNLISEAYYEMEDLEKSLFYLNQYLELNPDNIENIINKGMILYELKRYDESLENYDNALLIDKNNDYAKIGKLLDLLALKRLSEAKNFINSFCITTQDDTLLNNYASILSGLGMFDDALSYINEALKLNPNKDKYWNNKGDILSELEKYEDGLKCYDNALKINPGNEISLSGKASIFKDLKDYDNALKYFDEALAINPYCVVCWVNKSITYHLLKDYENLELCINKALELDPNDSNIWNKKGLFLDEVGRYDEALICFDKALEINPNALDLYINKSNTLVNLNRLDDALNVIDEAFSLDDNCQDIALQKVKILKELGSTDEAEILEKEAQNMPEMEDLPLFYY from the coding sequence ATGAATATTTTATCAAAATTTAACAACAGAAAACTAAAAAATTGTTTTAAAAAAGCAATAAAATTATATCGTGAAGGAAACTATGAAAAAAGCATTGAAATTTGCTTATACTTAATAAATGAAAATTTCAAGATTGTTGAATGCAATAATTTAATCTCTGAGGCATACTATGAAATGGAAGATTTAGAAAAATCTTTATTTTATTTAAATCAATACTTAGAATTGAATCCAGATAATATTGAAAATATAATAAATAAAGGAATGATTTTATATGAATTGAAAAGGTATGATGAATCTTTAGAAAATTATGACAATGCATTATTAATTGATAAAAATAATGATTATGCAAAAATAGGAAAATTACTTGATTTATTGGCCTTAAAAAGATTATCTGAAGCTAAAAATTTTATTAATTCATTTTGTATAACAACACAAGACGATACTTTGTTGAATAATTATGCTAGTATTTTAAGTGGATTAGGAATGTTTGATGATGCCCTTAGTTATATAAATGAAGCATTGAAATTAAATCCAAATAAAGATAAATATTGGAACAATAAAGGAGATATTTTATCGGAATTAGAAAAATATGAAGATGGATTAAAATGTTATGATAATGCTTTAAAAATAAATCCTGGAAATGAAATATCCTTATCTGGAAAAGCTAGTATTTTTAAAGATTTGAAAGATTATGATAATGCTTTAAAATATTTTGATGAAGCTTTAGCCATTAATCCTTATTGTGTTGTATGCTGGGTTAACAAATCCATAACATATCATTTGTTAAAAGACTATGAAAATTTAGAATTATGCATCAACAAGGCATTAGAATTAGATCCAAATGATTCTAATATTTGGAATAAGAAAGGATTATTTTTAGATGAAGTAGGCAGGTACGATGAAGCATTAATTTGCTTTGATAAAGCATTAGAAATTAATCCAAATGCCCTTGATTTATATATTAACAAATCCAATACATTAGTTAATCTAAATCGTCTTGATGACGCTTTAAACGTCATCGATGAAGCATTCAGTTTAGATGACAACTGTCAGGACATTGCTTTGCAAAAAGTAAAAATTCTAAAAGAGTTAGGCAGTACTGATGAGGCAGAAATATTAGAAAAAGAAGCTCAAAACATGCCAGAAATGGAGGATTTACCATTATTTTATTATTAA